One genomic segment of Misgurnus anguillicaudatus chromosome 23, ASM2758022v2, whole genome shotgun sequence includes these proteins:
- the tusc2b gene encoding tumor suppressor 2, mitochondrial calcium regulator b, translated as MGGSGSKGRGYWPFSGSGGGDEPVKDAQEQSLARVRSIRNATPFVFTRRSSLFFDEDGDLAHEFYEETVVTKNGRKKAKLKRIYKNLIPQGIIQLDHPCIHVDFPVVICEV; from the exons ATGGGCGGAAGCGGATCTAAAGGAAGAGGTTACTGGCCCTTCTCTGGTTCTGGTGGTGGAGATGAACCTGTTAAAGACGCACAGGAGCAGAGCCTGGCGAGGGTCCGGAGCATCCGAAACGCGACCCCATTCGTGTTTACAAGGAGGAG ctCTTTGTTCTTCGACGAGGACGGCGATCTCGCCCACGAGTTCTACGAGGAAACAGTAGTGACGAAAAACGGCAGAAAGAAAGCCAAACTAAAACGAATCTACAAGAATCTCATACCTCAG GGAATCATTCAGTTGGATCACCCGTGTATCCACGTGGATTTTCCAGTCGTCATCTGCGAGGTTTGA
- the rassf1 gene encoding ras association domain-containing protein 1 isoform X2, with amino-acid sequence MTDCEWFDSTWGSSASSGYCSQSDSEHEFEQFYTARTSLRKTKKRKDKDEQVDWRKQELSSSEIQQKVKEYNAQVNSNLFMVLNRDGSYTGFIKVQFKLARPVSIPPPRNVSSSSREDKALKHRTSFYLPRDTVKHLHISSKTRAREVIEALLKKFTVVDNPAKYSLFERSERQNQVYLKKIADDDRPLFLRLCAGPNEKVLSLVLKENETGEVNWDAFSFPELQNFLRILQKEEEDYVRQIVRRYALARDKMNDAMKNFSTPG; translated from the exons ATGACGGACTGTGAGTGGTTCGACTCGACGTGGGGAAGCAGCGCGAGCAGCGGATACTGCAGCCAGAGCGACTCGGAGCACGAGTTTGAGCAGTTTTACACCGCGCGCACTTCTCTCAGAAAGACCAAAAAGCGCAAAGACAAA GATGAACAAGTGGACTGGAGGAAGCAAGAGCTCTCCAGCAGTGAAATACAACAGAAGGTGAAGGAATACAACGCTCAGGTCAACAGTAACCTCTTCATGGTTTTG AATCGTGATGGTTCGTACACTGGCTTCATAAAGGTCCAGTTTAAGCTGGCCAGGCCCGTGTCTATCCCGCCCCCGCGGAACGTTTCCTCATCTTCTCGGGAGGACAAAGCACTGAAGCATCGCACCTCATTTTACCTGCCCAGAGATACAGTCAAACACCTCCACATCAGCTCCAAAACCCGGGCCAGGGAGGTCATAGAGGCTTTGCTGAAGAAGTTCACTGTGGTGGACAACCCAGCCAAGTACTCTCTGTTTGAACGCAGCGAGAGACAAAATCAAG tcTACTTGAAGAAGATAGCAGATGATGACCGTCCGCTTTTCCTGCGTCTGTGTGCCGGACCCAACGAGAAAGTCCTCAGTCTGGTTCTTAAAGAGAATGAAACCGGGGAAGTTAAT TGGGACGCTTTCAGCTTTCCCGAGCTGCAGAACTTCCTGCGCATACTGCAGAAAGAGGAAGAAGACTATGTGCGGCAGATCGTCCGCCGTTACGCCCTGGCACGCGACAAGATGAACGACGCCATGAAGAACTTCAGCACACCAGGCTGA
- the rassf1 gene encoding ras association domain-containing protein 1 isoform X1: MAKCELIELQDLTPNDRIELASPTGPPPIPGQTLDRWGTEKVVRMVGERVRLEDPYWSMGKSGLGHDFQPSSPTQLSWCDLCGEFIWGLYKQSLRCTHCNYTCHYRCQPFIQLDCSLTSDLISDQSNYCEDTIETDTNVDEQVDWRKQELSSSEIQQKVKEYNAQVNSNLFMVLNRDGSYTGFIKVQFKLARPVSIPPPRNVSSSSREDKALKHRTSFYLPRDTVKHLHISSKTRAREVIEALLKKFTVVDNPAKYSLFERSERQNQVYLKKIADDDRPLFLRLCAGPNEKVLSLVLKENETGEVNWDAFSFPELQNFLRILQKEEEDYVRQIVRRYALARDKMNDAMKNFSTPG; the protein is encoded by the exons ATGGCAAAATGTGAACTAATCGAATTACAGGACTTGACTCCAAATGACCGTATTGAATTAGCGTCACCTACTGGCCCTCCGCCCATCCCTGGACAGACTTTGGACAGATGGGGCACGGAGAAGGTGGTGCGGATGGTGGGGGAGCGTGTCCGTCTGGAGGATCCCTATTGGTCGATGGGTAAATCCGGACTGGGGCACGACTTTCAGCCGAGCAGTCCGACGCAGCTCAGCTGGTGTGACCTCTGTGGGGAGTTTATATGGGGCCTGTACAAACAGAGCCTTCGGTGCACAC ACTGTAATTACACCTGTCATTACCGCTGTCAACCCTTTATTCAACTGGACTGCAGCTTGACCTCTGACCTCATCTCCGACCAATCAAACTACTGCGAGGACACGATTGAGACAGACACTAATGTG GATGAACAAGTGGACTGGAGGAAGCAAGAGCTCTCCAGCAGTGAAATACAACAGAAGGTGAAGGAATACAACGCTCAGGTCAACAGTAACCTCTTCATGGTTTTG AATCGTGATGGTTCGTACACTGGCTTCATAAAGGTCCAGTTTAAGCTGGCCAGGCCCGTGTCTATCCCGCCCCCGCGGAACGTTTCCTCATCTTCTCGGGAGGACAAAGCACTGAAGCATCGCACCTCATTTTACCTGCCCAGAGATACAGTCAAACACCTCCACATCAGCTCCAAAACCCGGGCCAGGGAGGTCATAGAGGCTTTGCTGAAGAAGTTCACTGTGGTGGACAACCCAGCCAAGTACTCTCTGTTTGAACGCAGCGAGAGACAAAATCAAG tcTACTTGAAGAAGATAGCAGATGATGACCGTCCGCTTTTCCTGCGTCTGTGTGCCGGACCCAACGAGAAAGTCCTCAGTCTGGTTCTTAAAGAGAATGAAACCGGGGAAGTTAAT TGGGACGCTTTCAGCTTTCCCGAGCTGCAGAACTTCCTGCGCATACTGCAGAAAGAGGAAGAAGACTATGTGCGGCAGATCGTCCGCCGTTACGCCCTGGCACGCGACAAGATGAACGACGCCATGAAGAACTTCAGCACACCAGGCTGA
- the cyb561d2 gene encoding transmembrane reductase CYB561D2, protein MAARNDSEPKLYGYSRVACGICTHVLCAGLTVFIAILAKPGSSLFSWHPFCMTLAFSFFMTEAILLFSPHSSPVKKFKHNNKVLLHRILQVLCVICAIVGIVTISNNKNQNNKPHFTSWHGLIGLITVISTVMQTMGSIGLFSLLSPKLPKGWSLAKLKRYHATSGLLTYLLGSVSLVLGLSTAWFSSNVSGYVWYLAALCPILCALVIMNQVTNTYMTKKRSQY, encoded by the exons ATGGCGGCGCGTAACGACTCGGAGCCGAAATTGTACGGCTACAGCAGGGTCGCGTGCGGCATCTGTACGCATGTGTTATGTGCTGGATTAACTGTCTTCATAGCTATCCTGGCCAAACCTGGATCCA GTTTGTTTTCTTGGCATCCATTCTGCATGACTCTTGCT TTCTCCTTCTTCATGACCGAAGCCATTCTCCTGTTCAGTCCTCATTCCTCTCCAGTTAAGAAGTTCAAGCACAATAATAAAGTGCTTCTCCACAGGATCCTGCAGGTTCTGTGTGTCATTTGTGCAATTGTGGGTATTGTCACCATTTCGAACAACAAGAACCAAAACAACAAACCACACTTCACGTCATGGCACGGGTTGATCGGCCTAATAACTGTGATATCTACTGTAATGCAGACTATGGGCTCCATTGGTCTGTTTTCTTTACTTTCTCCCAAACTGCCCAAAGGGTGGTCGCTGGCGAAGCTGAAGCGCTATCACGCCACCTCGGGTTTACTGACGTACCTGCTGGGCAGCGTCAGTCTGGTTCTCGGGCTGTCTACTGCATGGTTTAGCAGCAATGTAAGCGGGTACGTTTGGTACCTGGCAGCCCTCTGCCCAATATTGTGTGCTTTGGTTATTATGAATCAGGTTACAAACACCTACATGACCAAGAAACGATCACAGTACTGA